From the genome of Gryllotalpicola protaetiae:
CGTTGACGCTGGACACGTTGACGATCACGCCCTGGCCGCGCTCGATCATGCCGGGCAGCACCGCTCGCGCGGCCCGGATCGCGGCGAACAGGTTCAGGTTCACCGACTGCTGCCACTCCTCCTCGGTGACGTCGAGGAAACCGCCGAGGCGGGTCTTCGCGAAGCCGACGTTGTTGACGAGGATGTCAACGGGGGCGTCGGCCGCGGCAACGAGCTGCGCCGGCCCGTCGGCGGTGCCGAGGTCGACCTCGACCACCTTCGCCCGCCCGGTCGCGACGAGCTTCTCGAGCTCGTCTGAGGAGTGCCGCGCGCCCGCGACCACCGTCGCGCCCTCGCCGACGAACGCCTCGGCGATCGCGAGGCCGATGCCCTTACTCGCTCCCGTGACGACGACCGTGCGACCCTCAAGCCCGAGTTCCATGGGCACAACGTATTGGTACGACGGCACCCGTGTCATCAGTCGGTCGACTCGCGGGGTGCGCTCGCGTACGGGCGGCAATCTTCGACGACACGCCGCGTGGGCCGCGCGACACGCCGGCGCATCCCGAGGTGTGCACGCAGGGGGTGGCGGTCGACGGGTCATCGAGGCATGATCACCGTGTCCGCGGGTCCGACGGCAGGGGTGCGCATGACCGAGCTTCGCTCGGCGCTGTACGGCGCGAGCTTCGAGATGTCCGGCATCCGTGATCGCGGAGAGCGCCGCGCCGCGATCGCCGAGGCCCTCGGGCAACTCATTCCGAGCGACAGCACGGGGTGGGTCGCCTGGTCGGCCGAGGCTCCGGCGATCATCGCGCGCTGGCCCGAGAACGCGGCGGCGCAGCGCACCCTCGGCGGCCACATCGCGAGCCTCGCTCACCCGGTGCTGCGCGCCATCCGCGCAGGCCGCGGCCTGGAGCCGATGCGGCTCTCCGACCTGACCGACACCACGGGCAGCCGGCGCAGTGCCGTGCTCGACGACCTCTATCGGGTGATGGGAGCTCGGCACCAGCTGACCTTCCCGGCGCTGCGCGCGCCGGACGGGTCGTTCTCGACCTGGGCGCTGCATCGGGCATCCGTCGACTTCGACGATGACGAACTCGCGCTCGCCGCCCACGTCGCCCCACTGCTGTCGCTCGTCGAGCGAGGCGCGTGGCGCTCGACCTCCAGTGCGGCGAGCGACGTGCTCACCGCACGTGAGTGCGGCATCCTGCGCCTGCTCGCCGACGGCCTGACGACGGCTCAGATCGGCTACGTCGAGCGCATCAGCGCACGCACCGCGGCCAAGCACATCGAGCACATCTACGCGAAGCTCGACGTGCACGACCGGGCGAGCGCGACCCGCGCCGCCGCGCGGCTGGGGCTGCTCGCGCCCTGATCAGGTACGCAGTTCTCCGGATGCCGGTCGAAAAGCGTCTCGGCGACGATCGCGGCATGGCAGAACCCCAGGACACCCCCGAGTGGCACGCGCACGTGATCGAGCAGTTCCGGCGAACCGGCGGGACCACCGAGCACTACGGCCGCGCCCTCGTGCTGCTGCACCACCGCGGCGCGCGGACGAGAGCCGAACGGATCACGCCGATCGTCGGCATCCCTGACGGCGACGGCTGGCTCGCCGCCGCCTCGTGGCGCGGCGCTGCCGT
Proteins encoded in this window:
- a CDS encoding SDR family NAD(P)-dependent oxidoreductase, with the translated sequence MELGLEGRTVVVTGASKGIGLAIAEAFVGEGATVVAGARHSSDELEKLVATGRAKVVEVDLGTADGPAQLVAAADAPVDILVNNVGFAKTRLGGFLDVTEEEWQQSVNLNLFAAIRAARAVLPGMIERGQGVIVNVSSVNAKLADPLVIDYSASKAALSNFAKSLSKEVGGHGIRINDVCPGPVRTDLWLGAGGVAQSVGAKAGLTPDEVAAGAAADAATGRFTLPSEVADLVLFLASDRAANITGAEFTIDGGLIQTV
- a CDS encoding helix-turn-helix transcriptional regulator, with amino-acid sequence MTELRSALYGASFEMSGIRDRGERRAAIAEALGQLIPSDSTGWVAWSAEAPAIIARWPENAAAQRTLGGHIASLAHPVLRAIRAGRGLEPMRLSDLTDTTGSRRSAVLDDLYRVMGARHQLTFPALRAPDGSFSTWALHRASVDFDDDELALAAHVAPLLSLVERGAWRSTSSAASDVLTARECGILRLLADGLTTAQIGYVERISARTAAKHIEHIYAKLDVHDRASATRAAARLGLLAP
- a CDS encoding nitroreductase/quinone reductase family protein, with protein sequence MAEPQDTPEWHAHVIEQFRRTGGTTEHYGRALVLLHHRGARTRAERITPIVGIPDGDGWLAAASWRGAAVSPAWFRNVLAHPDVELETPDDGTVAVRATQLTGVERDAAWARFTALSPLFAQYQARTTRLIPLLRLSRR